CCTGCTTTGGATTTGGCGCCAAGATGTCTTGACCTGTGCTGTAGTCAGATACTGGGTTTTTCAGTCCCAGATAATGCTGTAGCAGGGTCGGGGCAATATCGACATGGCTGGTCGGTAGTTCACTGATCCCAGATTTAATACCGGGACCCACAATCACCATGGGCACTTTTGCTTGGGCGTCAGAAAAATTGGAATTATGACCCCAATAGTTCAGTTTATTGTCGTTGGCTTCCTGACCATGATCGCCGGTGATAATGACAACCGTGTTATCCCGATCTGGGCTGTGTTCAATGGCGGTTAAGACTTTTCCGATGAGGGAGTCGGTAAAGTGGGCGGCAGTCATATAGCGGTTTTTGAACAATGACGCATCATAGTCATTATTCAGTGCCATATAGTCGATTTCCTTGGCCATTGGCTCAAATTTTACCGGGTAATTCTCTGGAAACGCATACGCGTGGGGTGCATCATAAAACAGGAAGGAAAATGCTGGCTTATTCAGATCCCGATGTTTATTCCACTGTAGCCATAAACGGGTGATCTCTTCATCTTTGCCAACGGGGCCTTCTGCTTTAGATGATTTACGTAGGTTTGGCACATTGACAAACACTGTCTGGTCAAACTCTGGCTTAACCAATTGTGCTGAGGCAAAAATACCGAGCTGATAATCTTCTTGTTGTAGCACATCCATTAATACCGGACTGCGGCGGTTAGCATAGAAACTGTGCCAATAGGTGGATGGCATCCCATAGTAGAGACCGAAAATGCCAGCGCGAGTGGCATTACCTGTGGAGAGGTGATTGTCAAAGCGCATCCCTTGTTGAGCAAATTGCCAAATATTAGGGGCGTATTTGGCGCTTAATGCATCCCAACGCCAAGAGTCGACACCAATCACCACGATATTAACCGGTTTGGTGGGTTTGTTGAGCTGCAATGGGGCGAGCGGGTAATTTAAGCTACTGCTTTTTACCTGCAGCTGTTTTTGACGATCTAAGCTGGCTTCATCTGCCCAGCCTAAATCCCGTAATAGGCGGTTAGCGGTTGTCGGGTAAAACAGTGGCAGAAAACGGTTCTGGGTAGTGATGCTCTGAATCGCATTGGCCGAAGCCCAGATATGGGTAAGATGGGTCGCCAGTAAACAGATAAACAGGCCGCTAAAAAAGAGTTTATTGACCGGCCGACGAATTTTAGCTTTAGCTTGTAGTTGGTAGAGCAGATACATGACGGCGGTGCTACCCATGGCGGCGGCGATCACCAGCAAGATGTTGCCCGTAGTGAACTCAACGATACCGCCGGATAGTAGCAGCTCAACTAAAATCCACTGAATATGATAGCGATATTGGGCGAATACTTGGGTATCGATATATAGCGCCAGTAAGGGGGCGGCAAACAATAGTGCCGTTAGTAAGGCGCGGATACGCTCGGGTTTAATGAATGTGACCGGTAAGGTAATAAGCCCCCACAGGGCAAATAGCAAGCCCATTTGGCTCAGTGTAGCAACTAGTAGGTAGCCAAGGCTGACGGCGGTCTGGCCTTGAGGTAAATAGCGAAAATAGCCCAGGCAGATAATGCAGGCAATAAGGGCGCTAATGAAGATCATCCGCCCGTGTTGTTGAATTCGGGAACGCATTGGCTCGGGATTCTTATTGTTGTGGGGCAATCAGATATGACTGCCGCCGTTAATTGACGTCGGTGATTATAAGTTGCACTTTACTTTGACAACGATTTTGCGCACATATTCACTGCCGGGTGCTACACCGGGCATATGGATATCCCCGGGGAAGAAAACAGCAAACATACCGGCAGTGACAGTGACAAAATTGGCTTGTGCCAGCAAAGGGGCACTGTGAAATTCAGCAAAATCACGTTCAGCGTTATAGACAGTATCCGGCTGACGCTCCGCCAGTGGTAACACTCCGCATTGTTCTTCGCCGCAAAGCACGAATTGGACATCGATATAGTTCTTATGAATTTCAAATGGTGCGGTGTGCCGGTCTTTTGGGGTGTAATCGTTGACGATGGCAAAAACATTGTCACCGTCCACCGTATAACGGCCGGGAGCAGCATGACTGTAATCTGTGGTGCCCAAGTGCTCAAGGGCTAGGCGGATGCCGGGATGTAAAGCATCGTATTGGCTGCGGTTCGCAAGTGAATCAAGGATCATATTGCATTCCTTCAGGGTAATTTGCTGCGCAGTATACTCTGTCAGGGACGCAGCAGCCCAGAGAAGGTGCTTATTTCTGCGACAGTTTATCTACTGTATTTGTGTCCGAGCCGAGGCTATCGGTTGTTGCGCTGTCATGCCGCAGTGGTTGCTAGGTGGTGCTAGACTGGATTTGTTAGCTACGGGTTATTTAGGGGCGATGGAGGATGTCCTAGGGTTTGTTGACCTTTCAAGTTTGTTTTTGCAGCGATTTGAGGGTGCTTTATACAAGGCAGCGGTTTTGATAGGTAGTTGCGCTACCTGATAAGCCGATAACGCAGTAGAAAGGCGCCTCAAACGCTGCCCGCAGGGTTCGGCTAAAAGCGTTTTACTCTTTGTTGAGCGGTTCTTGCTTAGCATA
This region of Shewanella sp. NFH-SH190041 genomic DNA includes:
- a CDS encoding DUF3413 domain-containing protein — encoded protein: MRSRIQQHGRMIFISALIACIICLGYFRYLPQGQTAVSLGYLLVATLSQMGLLFALWGLITLPVTFIKPERIRALLTALLFAAPLLALYIDTQVFAQYRYHIQWILVELLLSGGIVEFTTGNILLVIAAAMGSTAVMYLLYQLQAKAKIRRPVNKLFFSGLFICLLATHLTHIWASANAIQSITTQNRFLPLFYPTTANRLLRDLGWADEASLDRQKQLQVKSSSLNYPLAPLQLNKPTKPVNIVVIGVDSWRWDALSAKYAPNIWQFAQQGMRFDNHLSTGNATRAGIFGLYYGMPSTYWHSFYANRRSPVLMDVLQQEDYQLGIFASAQLVKPEFDQTVFVNVPNLRKSSKAEGPVGKDEEITRLWLQWNKHRDLNKPAFSFLFYDAPHAYAFPENYPVKFEPMAKEIDYMALNNDYDASLFKNRYMTAAHFTDSLIGKVLTAIEHSPDRDNTVVIITGDHGQEANDNKLNYWGHNSNFSDAQAKVPMVIVGPGIKSGISELPTSHVDIAPTLLQHYLGLKNPVSDYSTGQDILAPNPKQVPFRMVASYTDYALVSKNSILTVSGKNGGYQLLDRHYRPLTGQPDFAQLQQALQQMRQFLK
- a CDS encoding YhcH/YjgK/YiaL family protein yields the protein MILDSLANRSQYDALHPGIRLALEHLGTTDYSHAAPGRYTVDGDNVFAIVNDYTPKDRHTAPFEIHKNYIDVQFVLCGEEQCGVLPLAERQPDTVYNAERDFAEFHSAPLLAQANFVTVTAGMFAVFFPGDIHMPGVAPGSEYVRKIVVKVKCNL